The genomic stretch GAATCCGGCGGCGGCGTACGCCCACGCCCAGCAGGCCCTGGCGAGCACCCCCGAGAGCGACGACTGGCACGTGACGTTGCAGGATCACCTGCGCAAGGCCGAGGCGATGATGGAGCAGGGCGGCGCGTCGGGCGGCCGCATGCTGAACTGACCGTGCCCCCGCGCGAACCGGCGTCCGCCGTGGGGGCGCTGCTGGACATGCTGGCCCTGTCCCTGGGCGGCGCCGTGGCGCTGGGCTTCGCCCGCTTCGCTTATGCGCTGCTGCTGCCGGTCATGCGCTCGGATCTGGGCTGGTCGTTCACGCTGTCCGGGGCCATGAATGCCTCGAACGCCCTGGGGTACCTGCTGGGGGCCGTGGCAGCCACCGCTCTGGCGGGCCGGCTGGGCCTGAAGCGCGTGTTCACCGGCGGCCTGCTTCTGACGGCCGTGTCGCTGCTGCTGTGTGCGCTGACGGCCCACAGCGGGGCGCTCCTGACCCTGCGGTTGCTGGCCGGCGTGGGCGGGGCGCTGGTGTTCGTCAGCGGGGGCGGGCTGGCGGCGCTGGCGGCCCGGAGCCATCCGGAGCGCAGCGCCCTGCTGCTCGGCGTGTTCTACGGCGGCAGCGGCATCGGGATCATGCTCTCGGCGCTGCTGCTGCCGCCGATGCTGGCCGGGGGCTGGCGCGGCGCATGGGTGGGTCTGGGCGCCGCGTCGCTGGCGTGTCTGCTGCTCACGCTGCGGCCGCTGAGCCGCTTCCCAGATCGGGGAACCAGTGGCGCCGCCGGTCAGGCCACGGCGCCGCTCCAACCGCTGGCGTGGACGCTGGCCGCGTACACCTGCTTCGGCGTCGGGTACATCGCGTACATGACCTTCATCGTCGCGTTCCTGCGGGCCAGCGGGGCGGGTGCGCTGGTCACGCCGTTCTGGGCGGTGCTGGGGGCGGCGGTCGTCGTGAGTCCGGTGGTGTGGCGATCCCTGGCCACCCATGCCCCCGGTGCCCGCGCCATGGCCGTGCAGATGCTCACCCTGGCGACCGGCGCGGCCCTGCCGCTGCTGAGCATCCACCCCATGATCCTGTTCACGTCGGGCATCCTGTTCGGCGTGAGTTTCCTGGCCGTCGTGACCTTCACGACGATCATCACGCGCCGGGTGCTGCCGGAGCAGGGGTGGGCGCGGGGCATCGCGGCGTTCACGGTGCTGTTCGCCGCCGGGCAGGTCATGGGGCCGCTGCTGACCGGCGCTCTGGCCGACACGGCCGGCGGCCTGCGCCTGGGGCTGGGCGTCAGCGCCGCCGTGCTGCTGCTGGGGGCCGCGCTGGCCCTGCGGCAGCCCGCGCAGGCGTAGCCCGGCACATGACAGAGAGGCGGCCGGGACGCGAATCCCCGGCCGTTCTGTTCCGCCCTGCTCAGCGCAGGACGTTGTACACGGTGGCGCTGCCGGGCTTGCCCAGCACGCCGGAGCCGACCAGCAGCTGCCGGCTGGTGCTCGACCACACCAGCAGGTCGGTCGTCGAGTTCAGTGGGCCGCCCGAGGTCAGCAGCGCACCGCTGACCGTGTCGTAGATCCGCAGCGCCGCCCCCTCGCCGTAGGTCAGGACGGCCAGCAGCTTGCCGTCCGGGCTGAAGCGCATCGACTGCACGCCGTCGGGCACGGGCAGCGACCGGTACGGGGTGGTCGCGCCGGGGCGGATCAGTGCAATGCTCTCCTCGTCGTCCTCGGTGGTGTACCCCACGGCCAGGGTGCCGCTCGGTGTGGCCTGGAGCGTGGTCGCCCCGACCCCACCGGGCAGGCGGAAGGCGGTGGTCAGGCGTCCGGTGGCCACGTCGTAGCGCATGGTGTGGCCCTCGTGCGGCACGATCAGCACGGCGCGGCCATCCGGGGTGGGGATCGCCGCGTGGATGTCCTCCATGTCCAGCTCGTCCGAGCTGACACTGCTCAGCACCCTGCCGGTGCGGGCGCTGAGCACGGCCAGTCCGTAGTAGCCGCTGGCAACCGCCACGGTGCCGTCGGGCGTGGCGGCGATGGTGTCGTACTCGGCATCCTCGTCCAGGGTGGCCAGCGACCGGATGCGGCCGTTCTCGGTCACGCGCACCGTCAGGCCGTTCAGCGTCCACACGCGGCCCCCGCTGGCCGCGAGATCCAGCAGGTCGTCCAGCGGCCCGACGTTCAGCCGGGCACCGTCCTGCACGGCACGCAGGTCGTTCACCCCCGCGTAGAACTTCCCGTCGGGCAGGAAGGCCCCCAGCCATGTGTTCGAGGACACCAGCACGGTGCGGTTCTGCTCGGTGCGCGTGGCCGGATTGAAGCGGGCCACGCCGCGCCCCAGCGCCAGATACGTGCCGTTCAGTCCCCGCGCCACGCCCCCGCTGGACGGCACGCTGAAGCGCTCGCCCACCGTCTCGCCGGTCAGCGCGTCGTAGGTCTGGCCACGCACGCCGCCCACGTACACGAAGCGGTCGTTCCCGGTGAAGTACACGCTGCTCGTGGCCGTGCCCAGGTCGCTGCCGTCCTCGATGTCGGTGGCGTCCTCGCCGGCGCGCAGGATGAAGGCCTCGTTGCCCGTGCGGACGACCACGGCCTGCCCGTCGGGGCTGAAGGTGGCCCCCAGGCCGTCGGTGTCGTCCGACAGGGTCGCCTCGGCCAGCACCTCGCCGTCCGACAGGCGGACGAGCTGCGCGATGTCCGCGTTCATCAGCACGGCCTGTGTGCCGTCCGGAGAGGCGGCGAAATACTCCCAGGTGGTGCCCACGTCCAGCGCCTCGAAGCGCTCCGGGCCGGCCGTCAGGGTATTGCGCAGCAGGGCGCCGTCGTACACGACCAGCAGGTTGCCGGCCTCGTCGAACCCCACGTTGTCGGCGTAGATCAGCCCACGGCCGAGCTCGGCGCCGGTGGCGAGATCCCACACCGCCCAGCGATCCCGCGTCATGGCGGCCACCCGGGTGCCCTGGGGGCTGACCGCGAGGGCGCGCACTGACCCCTGCAGGGTGTGCCACGCCCGCTGCACCTTCAGGTCAGGCCCGAGCACCATCACGGCATTGTCGGCCGACACGACCCAGCGGCCACCCGTGAGCGGCCACGCGGCGTCCGTGTCGGCCCCCGGCACGGTGACCACGCGGGCCGGCTGGAGGGTCAGGGCAGAGGCCACGCCAGACACGGCGAGCGATCCGGCGAGCATCAGCGTCAACAGTCTCATGAACACACTCTAAACGCGCGGCACGCAGGACGCCGCCCGAATGCGCGGACGGCGTCGGGGTCGGTGCCGCAGACCTTACCGGGCTGCCTCCAGCGCGGCGTCCAACGCCGCCGCGACGGCCTGCGGTTCGGCCTTGCCGCCGGTGGCCCGCATGACCACCCCGGTGAAGAAGCCCTTCAGGGCAGTCTTGCCGGCACGGTAGGCCTCGACCCGGTCCGGATGGGCCGCCAGCGCGTCTGCCACGGCGCGGGCCAGATCGTCCCCGCTGACCCCGGCGTTCAGCCCCTCGCGCTCGATCACGTCCAGCGGCGCGTCGCCACTCGCGGCGGCCTGGGCCAGCGCGGTGCGGGCCACGCGCATGGTCACGGCTCCCTGCGCCAGCCGCGCCGCCAGCGGGGCCAGGGCCGCCGCCTCCACCCGTACCTCACCCGCCCGCAGGCCCGGCGCCAGGTCGTTCACGGTCCACGACACGACCTGCCCGAAGGTGGCGTCGTGGACGGCCGTCCCCAGGAAGGCCAGCAGCAGCGGATCCCGCGCCACCGTCCGTGCGTCCGCCTCCGCTGCGCCCAGCCCGGTCAGGCGGGCAACGTCCTGCTCCTGCTCGGGGCTGAGCGTGACCACCCGCGTCTCTGCCGCTTTCCCCTCGACTTTTGGCGCGGTGCCCTCTGCTCTCTGCCCTCTGCTCTCGGCCCTCGGCTCTCTGCCCTCGGCCCCCCGTCCCCACGTGTCCTTCAGCGTGATGATCCGCCCGAAGACCAGCGCGTCCTCCCGGCTGTCCACCGGATCGCGCCAGAAGTAGCCCTGGCGTTCGAACTGGTACCGCGTGTCCGGTGGGTCGCCAAGCACGCTGGGTTCCACCACGCCACGCGTGACCTTCAGGCTGTCCGGATTCAGGTAGCGCAGGAAGCCCGCGTCGACCGGGGCCGCCCCGTCCTCCAGCGCAGCCTCATCGGGGTCGAAGTGGGGGTCGGCGGCGGGTTCCAGATCGTCCACGTGTTCGCCTTCAGGATTGGGCACGCGGAACAGTCGGTCGTACAGGCGGAATTCGGCCGGGACGCCGTGCGCGGCATCGACCCAGTGGATCACGCCGGAGGCCTTCGCGCCCTCGCCCAGCAGGGTGGCGTGGATGTGGGTCACGCTGCCGTCGGCAGCGGTGTCGAAGGCGTCGGCCCGGATGATGCCCGCCCCGCGCAGCCGCACCGTGCCGCCCGGCGTGAGCCGTTTGTAGCCTTTGGGCGGCGCGGCGCTGAAGTCCTCGCGCTCGATCAGCAGCTCTGGCCCGATGGGTACGTCGCGCACGGCCTGCTCGGGGGTCACACGACCGCCGCCGGGCACTCCGACCAGACCGTCGGGCGAGCCCGCCACCACGTCGTGCGGCCAGTAGGGGAGACTCAGGGTCTGGGCGTCCAGCCCCGCGACCGTCACGGGGATGGGATCGAGCACGGCCATCACGCGGGGGGCGCGGTGGTTCAGATCCTCGCGCACGGCGTTCTCGTACACGGCCAGATCCACCGTGCGGTTGGTGCGGCTCACGCCGATCTGCGCCGCGAAGGCCCGCACGGCCTCGGGCGTGACGCCCAGGCGGCGCTGGGCTCGCAGTGTGGGCATCCGGGGGTCGTCCCAGCCGGTCACGTGCTGGCCCTCGATCAGCCGGCGCAGCTTGCGCTTGCTCGTGATCGTGTATTCCAGCCCGCGCCGCCCGAACTCGTACTGGTGCGGGCGCGGCTCGAAGTTCAGCGTCTCCATCAGCCAGTCGTAGATGGCGCGGTTGTCGACGAACTCCAGGCTGCACATGGAGTGCGTGACACCCTCGATGGCGTCCTGGAGGGGGTGCTGGAAGTCGTACATGGGATAGATGCACCACGCGTCGCCCTGCCGGTAGTGGTGCCCGCGCAGGATGCGGTAGAGCACCGGGTCGCGCAGCTTCATGTTCGGGCTGCCCAGGTCGATCTTTGCCCGCAGCACGTGCGAGCCGTCCGGGAACTCGCCGGCCTTCATGCGGCGCAGCAGCCCCAGATTCTCCTCCGGCGTGCGGTCACGGTACGGGCTGGGCGTGCCGGGCGTGCGGGGGTCGCCGCGCAGCCGCGCCATCTCGTCCGCGCTGACCGAGTCCACGTAGGCGTCGCCCTGACGCACGAGCTGCTCGGCGTAGGCGTAGTAGCGGTCGAAGTAGTCGCTGGCGTAGTAGAAGTGGTCGCCCCAGTCCCAGCCCAGCCACTTCAGGTCGTCGGCAATGGCGTCCACATATTCCTGCGTGGCGAGTTCGGGGTTCGTGTCGTCCATGCGCAGGTGGTAGCGTCCGCCGTACTGCGCGGCGGTCTGGAAGTCCAGGAACGACGCGAACACGTGCCCCAGGTGGGCGTAGCCGCTGGGCTCGGGCGGAAAGCGCGTCACGACCTGCGGCACCTTCCCACTGTGCAGGTCGCGGTCGATGATCTCGGTGATGAAGTTGGGTGCCACGTCCGGCGTGTCGCCGGGTGCAACGGGGAGCGGCGTGGGGCCGGGAACGGTCATACCCTTCAGGATAGCCGCGCCGCGCGGACTGTGCCGGAACCGGCCTATCAATCGTGGCGGACGGGCCTCAGGGCAGCCGGGCCAGCGCCGCGCGGGCCACGGCCTGGAGGTCGCGTTCCTGGGCACCGTCCGGGCTCAGGGCGAGGGCCTGCCGGAAGGTGCTGCGTGCCCACGCGTCATCGCGCAGATCCACGGCGACCAGACCGACCTGCACCAGCACGCGCACGCTGTCCGGGGCCTGGGCCTGGGCGTGGGCAGCCAGGGTGCGGGCCGTGTCCGGACGGCCACCGCCGATCACGCCGGCCTTCACCCACGCCCCCGAGTGCCATCGGGCCAGCGCTGCCCTGGCCTCGGTGAGGCCTGGATTCAGGATCAGGCTGCGCTCGTACTCGTCGCGGCACGCCCTGGACAGCTGGTAGGCCCCCAGCGTGAAGCCGCCCCGCGCGGCCTGCGAGCACAGTGCTGTGCCCAGCGTCAGGTGGGCGCGGGCATCGTCTGGGGCCGTGCGGATGGCGGCCCGTCCGGCCGTGACAGCCCGCTCCAGCCACACCTGCGGATCGGCCGCGTGATACAGCGCCTCGGCCAGGGCGGCGTCGCTGGCGGCCAGATCGCTTCCGGCGGCGTGGGCGGCGTCGTATGCCTGGGCGTACTGCCCGGCGGCCAGCAGGGTTGCGGCGGGCATGACCCCGGCAGCCGTAGAGGTCAGCAGGGCACCCAGCAGGAGCAGAACGCGCACGGGTCAGTGTGGCAGCCACACATGAAGGTTGTCTCAAGACAGGAGCTGGCCGGGACACACGCCGCGACCAGCTCCGGGGAACCCTGCCGGCAGTTACGCCGCCGGAGCCTCGGCCGTCTCGTTCTCGGGGCTGCGGCGGGCGGTGCGGCCGGGACGCTCCTGGGCGGCGTCCGGGGTGGCGGTCACGCGGGTCAGGGTCTCCGCGAAGGCCCGCAGGGCGTCGCCGGATTCCAGCTCCGTGACGGCGCGGGCGTTCAGGGCCGACAGTTCTTCACGGGTCACGGCGTACTCGGGCGCGTCGTGGCCCTTGAGCCCCTGGAGCACGCGGTAGGCGGTCGCGGCCTGGATGGTCGCGCCCTTGCTGGTGCTCAGCGCCGGCTCGCTGGTCATGCCCTGGCCCACCAGCGTGATGGTCTCGGCGCTGATCAGCGTGACCCGGTCGCCGCGTTCCTCCATGTGCGCGGCCAGCTGGAGCAGGCTCCGCAGGTCGAGCATGGTGTGGAACAGGTCGAGGTGGGCCAGCATCGCTCCTGCTTTTTTCAGGGTGTCCATACCCGCATTATTCTGTTTAAAGCATAATTGTCAAGAGGCGTTTATGAAGGATGAAGATGGGGCGGCTGTTTCGATCTGTGCTGGACGACGGATTCGGTGCGTTGTGGATGGCGGGTGTGCTGGCTGGGACGGCGTATTCTGCCGCAATACTTCCCTGATCAACGAGCAGGGCCGGCGGACGATCGGCGTCCTACCGGCCTCACCTCCTGCCATGTTCAGTTGTTGATCTGGGTGCTGCCGGTCAGGACGAGCGGCAGTTTCAGGGTCTTGCCATCGCGCAGCACGGTCAGGGTGACGGTATCCCCGACCCTGTAGGAGCGCACCGCGTACTGGAAATCGCTGAAGTTCAGCACGCGTTTCCCGTTCACCTCGGTCACGATGTCGCCGGATTCACGCTCCTGATCGGCATTCAGGCGCAGGGGTTTCAGGCCGGCCCTGGCGGCGGGGCTGCCAGCGGTCACATTGGTGAAGAAGGCTCCCGGCGTGTCCCCCAGCTTCAGGGCGTCGCTGAGCAGCTTGAAGCCCTCGGCGTCGAGCGTGAAGGCCGGCAGGAAGGCCGAGGCCAGGCCCACGCCGATCTGCGGGGCGTCCCGCTTCACGCCGGTTCTCAGTTCGGCCACCAGCGCGTTCGTGGTGGTGACCGGCACGGCATAGGAGCGGTAGATCGGATTGCGGGGCGAGCCGGCCAGCCGGATGTAGCTCACGATGCCCGCCAGTTCCCCTTTC from Deinococcus sp. AB2017081 encodes the following:
- a CDS encoding YbfB/YjiJ family MFS transporter produces the protein MPPREPASAVGALLDMLALSLGGAVALGFARFAYALLLPVMRSDLGWSFTLSGAMNASNALGYLLGAVAATALAGRLGLKRVFTGGLLLTAVSLLLCALTAHSGALLTLRLLAGVGGALVFVSGGGLAALAARSHPERSALLLGVFYGGSGIGIMLSALLLPPMLAGGWRGAWVGLGAASLACLLLTLRPLSRFPDRGTSGAAGQATAPLQPLAWTLAAYTCFGVGYIAYMTFIVAFLRASGAGALVTPFWAVLGAAVVVSPVVWRSLATHAPGARAMAVQMLTLATGAALPLLSIHPMILFTSGILFGVSFLAVVTFTTIITRRVLPEQGWARGIAAFTVLFAAGQVMGPLLTGALADTAGGLRLGLGVSAAVLLLGAALALRQPAQA
- a CDS encoding WD40 repeat domain-containing protein, with translation MRLLTLMLAGSLAVSGVASALTLQPARVVTVPGADTDAAWPLTGGRWVVSADNAVMVLGPDLKVQRAWHTLQGSVRALAVSPQGTRVAAMTRDRWAVWDLATGAELGRGLIYADNVGFDEAGNLLVVYDGALLRNTLTAGPERFEALDVGTTWEYFAASPDGTQAVLMNADIAQLVRLSDGEVLAEATLSDDTDGLGATFSPDGQAVVVRTGNEAFILRAGEDATDIEDGSDLGTATSSVYFTGNDRFVYVGGVRGQTYDALTGETVGERFSVPSSGGVARGLNGTYLALGRGVARFNPATRTEQNRTVLVSSNTWLGAFLPDGKFYAGVNDLRAVQDGARLNVGPLDDLLDLAASGGRVWTLNGLTVRVTENGRIRSLATLDEDAEYDTIAATPDGTVAVASGYYGLAVLSARTGRVLSSVSSDELDMEDIHAAIPTPDGRAVLIVPHEGHTMRYDVATGRLTTAFRLPGGVGATTLQATPSGTLAVGYTTEDDEESIALIRPGATTPYRSLPVPDGVQSMRFSPDGKLLAVLTYGEGAALRIYDTVSGALLTSGGPLNSTTDLLVWSSTSRQLLVGSGVLGKPGSATVYNVLR
- a CDS encoding glutamine--tRNA ligase/YqeY domain fusion protein, coding for MTVPGPTPLPVAPGDTPDVAPNFITEIIDRDLHSGKVPQVVTRFPPEPSGYAHLGHVFASFLDFQTAAQYGGRYHLRMDDTNPELATQEYVDAIADDLKWLGWDWGDHFYYASDYFDRYYAYAEQLVRQGDAYVDSVSADEMARLRGDPRTPGTPSPYRDRTPEENLGLLRRMKAGEFPDGSHVLRAKIDLGSPNMKLRDPVLYRILRGHHYRQGDAWCIYPMYDFQHPLQDAIEGVTHSMCSLEFVDNRAIYDWLMETLNFEPRPHQYEFGRRGLEYTITSKRKLRRLIEGQHVTGWDDPRMPTLRAQRRLGVTPEAVRAFAAQIGVSRTNRTVDLAVYENAVREDLNHRAPRVMAVLDPIPVTVAGLDAQTLSLPYWPHDVVAGSPDGLVGVPGGGRVTPEQAVRDVPIGPELLIEREDFSAAPPKGYKRLTPGGTVRLRGAGIIRADAFDTAADGSVTHIHATLLGEGAKASGVIHWVDAAHGVPAEFRLYDRLFRVPNPEGEHVDDLEPAADPHFDPDEAALEDGAAPVDAGFLRYLNPDSLKVTRGVVEPSVLGDPPDTRYQFERQGYFWRDPVDSREDALVFGRIITLKDTWGRGAEGREPRAESRGQRAEGTAPKVEGKAAETRVVTLSPEQEQDVARLTGLGAAEADARTVARDPLLLAFLGTAVHDATFGQVVSWTVNDLAPGLRAGEVRVEAAALAPLAARLAQGAVTMRVARTALAQAAASGDAPLDVIEREGLNAGVSGDDLARAVADALAAHPDRVEAYRAGKTALKGFFTGVVMRATGGKAEPQAVAAALDAALEAAR
- a CDS encoding multidrug DMT transporter — protein: MDTLKKAGAMLAHLDLFHTMLDLRSLLQLAAHMEERGDRVTLISAETITLVGQGMTSEPALSTSKGATIQAATAYRVLQGLKGHDAPEYAVTREELSALNARAVTELESGDALRAFAETLTRVTATPDAAQERPGRTARRSPENETAEAPAA